A stretch of the Mustela nigripes isolate SB6536 chromosome X, MUSNIG.SB6536, whole genome shotgun sequence genome encodes the following:
- the GLOD5 gene encoding glyoxalase domain-containing protein 5 encodes MLPARMWGQTFQKQSWRNSSQTLSPCLIQRIDHIVMTVKSIKDTTMFYSKILGMEVTTFKGDRKALCFGEQKLNLHEVGKEFEPKAAHPVPGSLDICLITETPLEEMVQHLKACEVPIEEGPVPRTGAKGPIMSIYFRDPDGNLIEVSNYISP; translated from the exons ATGCTGCCAGCCAGGATGTGGGGTCAAACTTTCCAGAAGCAG tcatgGAGGAACAGCAGTCAGACTCTTTCACCATGCCTTATCCAAAGAATTGACCACATTGTGATGACAGTAAAGAGTATCAAAGACACCACCATGTTTTATTCCAAGATCCTGGGCATGGAAGTCACAACTTTCAAG ggtgaCCGGAAAGCATTGTGCTTTGGAGAACAGAAATTGAACCTCCATGAGGTGGGAAAGGAATTTGAACCCAAAGCTGCTCACCCAGTTCCTGGCTCCCTGGATATATGTCTGATCACAGAGACACCTTTGGAGGAAATGGTCCAGCACCTTAAG GCTTGTGAAGTTCCCATTGAGGAAGGTCCGGTCCCCAGAACAGGGGCAAAAGGACCCATTATGTCCATCTACTTCCGAGACCCTGATGGAAACCTAATTGAGGTGTCTAACTATATCTCCCCATGA